The Ornithinimicrobium faecis region CGACACCAACTGACGGGAGAAGCGGCCCGCTGGGCCTTCAGGACTGCTGGCCCCTCGGCATACTCGTGACCCGATCGTGACCTTTTCATGTGGTCACCAGGCGTTTCCTTGTTAGACTTGGGGTTCGCGAAGGTCCGGGCCGGACTCCCTGGGGAACAGACTCCCAGGCAATCTCCATCGCCCGGACCTCACTGTTTGATCGTGACAGGGGCCCGCACTGCGTGACCCTAGCCCTGGCGCGTGACCCGAGGAGTGACTGAAGTGACCGACACGACCACGAAGCAGACGGCTACCTACCTGACGCCGGAAGCACACGCCCGCCTCCAGGCGGAGCTGGCCACCCTGAAGGGTGAAGGCCGCAGCGAGATCTCCCAGCGCATCGAGGAGGCCCGCGAGGAGGGCGACCTCAAGGAGAACGGCGGCTATCACGCCGCCAAGGAGGAGCAGGGCAAGATGGAGGCCCGCATCCGCCAGCTTGAGCAGTTGCTCCAGAACGTCGACATCGGCGAGGCGCCGAAGGACGATGGTGTCGTCGAGCCCGGCATGATTGTGACCGTCGAGATGTTCGGCGACCAGGAGAAGTTCCTGCTCGGCAGCCGCGAGATCATGGACGAGGGTGAGTCCCTGACCGTCTACAGCGAGAAGTCCCCCATGGGCGCTGCGATCCTGGGCCACGTTCCCGGTGACGACGTCACCTTCAACGCCCCCAACGGCAAGAGCATCGACGTCAAGGTCATCTCCGCGACGCCCTACTCCAGCTGACCAAGCACTTCCGATACCGCCTCGTGCGGCCGACTCAGTCGGCCAGCACGGGGCGGTATCCATGTTCGGTGAGGCAGTCCACGACCCGCTTGGAGTGCTCCTGCCCGTCGGTCTCCACGGTGACGCCGATCTGCACCTGGTGCACGTGCAGCGAGGCTGTGGTCCGCCCGTGCTGCACCTCCAGGACATTGGCTCGCTCCTGGGCCAGCAGGGCGAGCAGCCCCGAGAGGGAGCCAGGACGGTCCGCCACCGTGACCCGGAACTGCAGATAGCGCCCGGCGATGCCCAGGCCAGTGCGGATGATCCGCAGCATGAGCAGCGTGTCGATGTTGCCGCCGGACAGCACCGCCACCACGGGCTTGTCCGGGTCGAAGGCCGGCTCGTCGCCTGCCTCTGCGGACCGGTTCATCAGGTGCGCCACCGCGGCGGCTCCGGCTGGCTCAACGACCAGTTTGGCGCGCTCCAGCAGGAACAGCATGGCGCGGGCGATCGCGTCCTCCCCCACCGTCTCCACGCCGTCCACCAGGTCGCGCACCAGGTCGAACGGCACATCCCCCGGCCGGCCCACGGCGATGCCATCGGCCATGGTGGTCATTTTCGCGACCGGCACCGGGTGACCAGCTGCCAAGGAGTCTGGCCACGCGGCGGCCTCCTCTGCCTGCACGCCGATGACCTTGACGTCGGGTCGCACGGCCTTGACCGCCGTGGCGATGCCGGCCAGCAGTCCCCCGCCGCCGAGACACACCAGGATCGTCCCGACGTCCGGGACCTGCTCGAGGATCTCCAGGCCGCAGGTGCCCTGACCGGCGACGATCGCCGGGTGGTCGAACGGTGGGATGAAGACAGCGCCGGTCTCTTGCTCGACCTCGCGCGCCCGCTCGATGCAGTCGTCGATGGTGGAGCCGACCTGCTCGACCGTTGCGCCATAGCCGCGGGTGGCCCGCAGCTTGGGCATCGAGGCGCCGTTGGGCATGAAGACCGTGGCCTCGATGCCGAGCAGTTGGGCGGCGAGCGCGACGCCCTGCGCATGGTTGCCGGCGCTGGCCGCGACCACTCCGCGGGCTCGCTCCTCCTCGGTCAGACCTGCCATGCGGTTGTAGGCGCCGCGGATCTTGAACGATCCCGCGCGGCCCATGTTCTCGCACTTCAGGTGCACCTGGGTGCCGGCCAGGGTGCTCAGCGCCTGGCTGAACTCCATGGGCGTCGGGTGCATGACGTCGGCCAGGAGGTCGCGGGCTGCGTCGATGTCGGCTGGGGTCACAAGTGGCGTCGTTGGCACAGCAGTCACCCTAGTGGCTGGGCGGGCAGCTCAGCGTCCCACCACAGCCGTTCACCCGCGGGGGTGACAAGAGCACCCCCGCGGGACGGAACAGCGATGGGGCCTCAGGCGGCGTCCTCCTCGACGTCGGCCCCTGGGACGCGCTCGGACATCCGCAGGTCCTCCTTGTCGAGGGGGCCCGTCATCGGCTTGTCGATGAGATAGCGGACGTAGGCGTAGTTGGTGAAGAACCCGGGCAGGTACTCCCCCAGCGAGACATAGGCCAGCACCTCGCGTGCCCTGGCCAGCGGCTCGACGGCGTCGCCACCCAACTCGGCGGCCAACCGTCCGGACTCCTCCTCGATCAGGTCCGAGACCATCTGGCGGGTGATCGCGCGCCCATCGTCCAGCGTGGTCGCGTTGCGGATCCACTGCCACAGCTGGGCCCGGGAGATCTCGACCGTCGCGGCGTCCTCCATCAGGTTGTCGATCGCCACGGCACCGGCACCACCGGTCCAGGCCGCGAGATAGCGCAGTGGCACCGTGATGTTGGTGCGCAGACCGGCCTCCGTCACGACCGGGTCAGCGTCGATGGTCAGCAGGTCACTGGCGGTCACCTCGACCTCGTCACGCTGGTGGTCGCGCTGGTCGGAGCGCAGGCCCAGCGCATCGTCGAAGACGTCGGTGCAGGTCGGGACGAGCGCCGGGTGCGCGACCCACGAGCCGTCGAAGCCGTCGCCGGCCTCGCGCTCCTTGTCCGCGCGGATCTTCTCCAAGGCCGCAGCGGTCGCAGCCTCATCGGTGCGGTCCGGCACGAAGGCCGCCATCCCGCCGATCGCGTGGGCACCGCGCTTGTGGCAGGTCTTGACCAACAGCTCGGTATAGGCCCGCATGAACGGGCTGCTCATCGTGACAGCCGAGCGCTCCGGCAGCACGAAGCCCGGGCCGCGGTGCGCGAAGGTGCGGATGTAACTGAAGATGTAGTCCCACCGCCCGGCATTCAGGCCCGAGGAGTGGTCGCGCAGCTCATAGAGGATCTCCTCCATCTCGAACGCCGCCGACACGGTCTCGATCAGCACGGTGGCCCGGATGG contains the following coding sequences:
- the greA gene encoding transcription elongation factor GreA; translation: MTDTTTKQTATYLTPEAHARLQAELATLKGEGRSEISQRIEEAREEGDLKENGGYHAAKEEQGKMEARIRQLEQLLQNVDIGEAPKDDGVVEPGMIVTVEMFGDQEKFLLGSREIMDEGESLTVYSEKSPMGAAILGHVPGDDVTFNAPNGKSIDVKVISATPYSS
- the ilvA gene encoding threonine ammonia-lyase is translated as MPTTPLVTPADIDAARDLLADVMHPTPMEFSQALSTLAGTQVHLKCENMGRAGSFKIRGAYNRMAGLTEEERARGVVAASAGNHAQGVALAAQLLGIEATVFMPNGASMPKLRATRGYGATVEQVGSTIDDCIERAREVEQETGAVFIPPFDHPAIVAGQGTCGLEILEQVPDVGTILVCLGGGGLLAGIATAVKAVRPDVKVIGVQAEEAAAWPDSLAAGHPVPVAKMTTMADGIAVGRPGDVPFDLVRDLVDGVETVGEDAIARAMLFLLERAKLVVEPAGAAAVAHLMNRSAEAGDEPAFDPDKPVVAVLSGGNIDTLLMLRIIRTGLGIAGRYLQFRVTVADRPGSLSGLLALLAQERANVLEVQHGRTTASLHVHQVQIGVTVETDGQEHSKRVVDCLTEHGYRPVLAD
- the aceB gene encoding malate synthase A translates to MTTTTHRGTNGAVQIRGSEHPRFDEVLTAEALDFVRKLDGAFAGRRAELLQARRVRQHQISAGREQLDFLPETRSVREHKSWRVAEPAPGLEDRRCEMTGPASRKLTVNALNSGARVWMADLEDATAPTWFNVIDGQLNLADAIRGQIDFTDDKGKRYAVEGQTPTIVLRPRGWHLCEKHLSVDGRPLPASLVDFGLYFFHNAKELLARGAGPYFYLPKLESHLEARLWNDVFVMAQDLLGIPQGTIRATVLIETVSAAFEMEEILYELRDHSSGLNAGRWDYIFSYIRTFAHRGPGFVLPERSAVTMSSPFMRAYTELLVKTCHKRGAHAIGGMAAFVPDRTDEAATAAALEKIRADKEREAGDGFDGSWVAHPALVPTCTDVFDDALGLRSDQRDHQRDEVEVTASDLLTIDADPVVTEAGLRTNITVPLRYLAAWTGGAGAVAIDNLMEDAATVEISRAQLWQWIRNATTLDDGRAITRQMVSDLIEEESGRLAAELGGDAVEPLARAREVLAYVSLGEYLPGFFTNYAYVRYLIDKPMTGPLDKEDLRMSERVPGADVEEDAA